A genomic window from Clostridium aceticum includes:
- a CDS encoding DnaD domain protein yields MGFIKTTNSIDLGDTPIENIFIDVYMPIANGTFVKVYLLAYKYACDRDMKENANNINIAKNLDIPLSDVLAAWDFWENKKIIKKIPLSTENEWDYSIEFFNLKQLYIDNNYKSLQTLNQEDSEPTSYTCSTRELIEANKVPEIKQMFIEINKIINRSLVPNEKMQILEWFHQYNIDPPLVIKAYNYCRYKKNVRNVKYVAGVIRNWYDQNITTVEQLQEHLANQGERYSLYDRVFKAMGFMYREPSEVEMKIMDKWLDSHQFTIDVILKACENCSKTSNPNINYIDSILSDWHKKGIAKVEDIDAEKEKQKEQKKEPLPISSSKTQQKIKTKFHLSESRGSRYDAKELEELLLNRSKNKQ; encoded by the coding sequence ATGGGTTTTATAAAAACTACAAATTCTATAGATTTAGGAGATACCCCTATAGAAAATATTTTTATCGATGTCTATATGCCAATTGCCAATGGTACTTTTGTAAAAGTCTATTTGCTTGCATACAAATATGCCTGTGATAGAGATATGAAGGAAAATGCTAACAATATAAACATTGCTAAAAATCTTGATATTCCTTTATCTGATGTATTAGCAGCCTGGGACTTTTGGGAAAACAAAAAAATCATTAAAAAGATTCCTTTGTCTACAGAAAATGAATGGGACTATTCGATAGAGTTTTTTAATCTAAAACAACTATACATAGACAATAACTATAAATCCCTTCAAACTTTGAATCAAGAGGATTCAGAACCAACATCCTATACCTGTTCTACAAGAGAATTAATAGAAGCCAATAAGGTGCCTGAGATTAAGCAAATGTTTATAGAAATCAACAAAATTATTAACCGCTCTCTTGTACCCAATGAAAAAATGCAAATATTAGAATGGTTTCATCAGTATAACATTGATCCGCCCTTAGTGATCAAAGCCTATAACTATTGCCGTTATAAAAAAAATGTCCGCAACGTAAAATATGTAGCGGGTGTTATTAGAAACTGGTATGATCAAAATATCACAACAGTAGAACAGCTTCAGGAACATCTTGCAAACCAAGGGGAAAGATATAGTCTATATGATCGTGTATTTAAAGCTATGGGTTTTATGTATAGAGAGCCCTCCGAAGTTGAAATGAAGATTATGGATAAATGGTTGGATAGCCATCAATTTACTATAGATGTTATATTGAAGGCTTGTGAAAATTGCAGTAAAACATCTAATCCTAATATTAATTATATTGATAGTATTTTATCAGATTGGCACAAAAAAGGTATTGCAAAGGTAGAGGATATAGATGCAGAAAAAGAAAAGCAAAAAGAACAGAAAAAAGAACCTTTGCCTATTTCTTCATCTAAAACGCAGCAAAAAATAAAGACCAAGTTTCATTTATCGGAAAGCAGAGGCTCAAGGTATGATGCTAAAGAATTAGAAGAACTATTGTTAAATCGTTCTAAAAACAAACAATAG
- a CDS encoding ATP-binding protein, translating into MKNQFIKDILKQYERKRDHNKQTKENRLQEVYQKVPEIKKIDEEIKKTALSLSRILINEPNNPETVLLELKTILEKLKQEKAILLTENNIPLEYLQDQFHCSQCKDTGFSASGDKCTCFKQQLINYTYSMSNLTKSLEKENFHTFNIDLFTEESFEGQQQSPRENMLHILNTCEGFVFNFDKDNEENLLFYGATGLGKTFLANCIAKALLDKGKMVVYQTAFKILEILEDLRFHNANDKEKVHLLFEADLLIIDDLGTEMTNTFTNSELFNIINSRLLANKKTLISTNLTPKEVIDRYDDRISSRLFSRYTILKFYGKDLRWE; encoded by the coding sequence GTGAAGAACCAATTTATTAAAGATATTTTAAAACAGTATGAAAGAAAAAGAGATCATAATAAACAAACAAAAGAAAATCGTCTTCAGGAAGTATATCAGAAAGTACCTGAAATAAAAAAAATAGATGAAGAAATTAAAAAAACAGCACTTTCTTTATCTAGAATACTGATCAATGAGCCCAATAATCCCGAAACAGTTCTGCTTGAGTTAAAAACTATCTTGGAGAAGTTAAAGCAAGAAAAAGCAATTCTTTTGACAGAAAATAATATTCCTTTAGAATATCTACAGGATCAGTTTCATTGTAGTCAGTGTAAAGATACAGGTTTTTCAGCCTCGGGAGATAAATGCACCTGTTTTAAACAACAGCTCATTAACTATACCTATTCCATGTCAAATCTTACAAAGTCACTAGAGAAAGAGAACTTTCATACCTTTAATATTGATTTATTCACTGAAGAATCCTTTGAAGGTCAACAGCAATCTCCTAGAGAGAATATGCTGCATATTTTGAATACTTGTGAAGGATTTGTCTTTAACTTTGATAAGGATAATGAAGAAAATCTTCTTTTTTATGGTGCTACAGGCTTAGGGAAAACTTTTTTAGCTAACTGTATTGCAAAAGCCTTACTAGATAAGGGTAAAATGGTTGTCTATCAAACAGCTTTTAAAATTTTAGAGATACTTGAGGACCTCCGATTCCACAATGCCAATGATAAAGAAAAAGTACACCTTTTGTTTGAAGCGGATCTTCTTATTATCGATGACCTAGGCACAGAAATGACAAATACCTTTACTAACAGTGAACTTTTTAATATTATTAACAGCCGTCTGTTGGCCAATAAAAAAACCCTTATTTCTACCAACTTAACCCCTAAGGAAGTTATTGATCGATATGATGATAGAATTTCTTCTCGTCTCTTCTCAAGGTACACGATATTAAAATTCTATGGCAAAGATCTACGATGGGAATAA
- a CDS encoding adenylosuccinate synthase, producing the protein MPSVVVIGAQWGDEGKGKIIDYLAGKAKVVVRAQGGNNAGHTVIVEDKKYAFHLLPSGVLYKDKLNIIGNGVVFDPEGFLKEVEILEAQGIDTSNIRIDERVHVIFPYHKKLDALEEEARGEDQIGTTKKGIGPCYMDKIERSGIRLGEMIDKEIFKDRLFRQVERKNEIIEKIYGSQGFDQSVIYETYCEYAEKLKQYVADTTILVHEAMSAGEKVLFEGAQGTLLDIDLGTYPYVTSSHPTSGGFCIGAGIGPNKLQEIIGVVKAYTTRVGLGPFPTELDNEVGDLIRVKGNEFGTTTGRPRRCGWFDGVMVKYTTRINGLTSISLMLLDVLSGFEKIKICTGYEIDGKVTEHFPANLKALGKSKPVYEELDGWEEDITKVERYEDLPENAKKYIARIEEYVGLPVKIVSVGPKRNQTIVRESIF; encoded by the coding sequence ATGCCGTCAGTGGTTGTAATAGGAGCCCAGTGGGGTGACGAAGGAAAAGGAAAAATTATTGATTATTTGGCAGGTAAGGCGAAAGTTGTGGTAAGAGCGCAAGGGGGAAATAATGCAGGACATACAGTTATTGTAGAAGATAAAAAATATGCATTTCATTTACTACCTTCGGGTGTTCTATACAAAGATAAACTCAATATTATTGGAAACGGCGTGGTTTTTGATCCTGAAGGCTTTTTAAAAGAAGTAGAAATTTTAGAGGCACAAGGAATTGATACTTCTAATATAAGAATAGATGAAAGGGTACATGTTATTTTCCCTTATCATAAAAAACTAGACGCTTTAGAAGAAGAGGCAAGGGGAGAAGATCAGATTGGAACAACAAAAAAAGGAATAGGTCCTTGCTATATGGATAAGATAGAACGCTCTGGTATACGTTTAGGAGAAATGATTGATAAAGAGATTTTTAAAGATCGATTATTTCGTCAGGTAGAAAGAAAGAATGAAATTATTGAAAAAATTTATGGTAGCCAAGGCTTTGATCAAAGCGTAATTTATGAAACCTACTGTGAATATGCAGAAAAACTTAAACAATACGTAGCCGATACTACGATTCTTGTACATGAGGCTATGAGTGCAGGAGAAAAGGTTTTGTTTGAAGGAGCCCAAGGAACACTATTGGATATCGATTTAGGGACTTATCCCTATGTTACTTCTTCTCACCCAACTTCAGGAGGATTTTGTATAGGAGCTGGTATAGGGCCAAATAAACTACAAGAAATTATTGGCGTAGTAAAGGCATATACAACAAGAGTAGGATTAGGACCTTTTCCTACTGAGTTAGACAATGAAGTGGGAGACTTAATTAGAGTAAAAGGAAATGAGTTTGGCACTACAACAGGAAGACCAAGAAGATGTGGGTGGTTTGATGGGGTAATGGTGAAATATACTACTAGAATTAATGGACTTACAAGTATTTCTCTTATGCTATTAGACGTACTAAGTGGCTTTGAAAAAATTAAAATATGTACAGGATACGAAATCGATGGAAAAGTAACAGAGCATTTTCCTGCTAACTTAAAAGCATTAGGAAAAAGCAAGCCAGTTTATGAAGAACTTGATGGATGGGAAGAAGATATTACAAAAGTTGAAAGATACGAAGATTTACCAGAAAACGCTAAGAAGTATATAGCTAGAATAGAGGAGTATGTGGGACTACCAGTAAAAATCGTATCTGTAGGACCTAAGAGAAATCAAACGATTGTAAGAGAATCTATTTTTTAG
- a CDS encoding DUF1858 domain-containing protein — translation MAKITENMTIMQVLQQDRDSAAVFMKYGLHCLGCPGATMESIADAGKVHGIDVSKLVEDLNKFFESKGE, via the coding sequence ATGGCTAAAATTACAGAAAACATGACTATTATGCAGGTACTACAACAAGATCGAGATAGTGCCGCTGTCTTCATGAAGTATGGATTACATTGCCTTGGTTGTCCAGGTGCAACAATGGAAAGCATTGCAGATGCTGGAAAAGTACATGGAATTGATGTAAGTAAATTAGTGGAAGACTTAAATAAGTTTTTTGAATCAAAAGGGGAATAA